From Thermus tengchongensis, the proteins below share one genomic window:
- a CDS encoding DUF2271 domain-containing protein codes for MLKRYYSRRNLFRKLLGGALVLGLAKAQGKAWPEGMELQVRFAYEGGGFRYRAPYVAAYVEDERGNLVRTLALFLMPGKGERWWNELRRYFGLADLEKMRTLSGPTRPPGRYAVAWDGRDDRGRGVAQGTYYVCVEYAREHGPYELFRERVEIGEKPFQKTYPLQGELKEVVLDYRRKG; via the coding sequence ATGCTGAAACGCTACTATAGCCGCAGGAATCTTTTTAGAAAACTCCTGGGGGGTGCCCTGGTCCTAGGCCTCGCCAAGGCTCAAGGAAAGGCTTGGCCTGAGGGTATGGAGCTTCAGGTCCGCTTTGCCTACGAGGGCGGGGGGTTCCGCTACCGGGCCCCCTACGTGGCGGCCTACGTGGAGGACGAGCGGGGCAACCTGGTCCGGACCCTGGCCCTCTTCCTCATGCCCGGGAAGGGGGAACGCTGGTGGAACGAGCTGAGGCGCTACTTCGGCCTGGCAGATCTGGAAAAGATGCGCACCCTTTCCGGCCCCACCCGCCCTCCCGGCCGCTACGCCGTGGCCTGGGACGGGCGGGATGACCGGGGAAGGGGAGTGGCCCAGGGCACCTACTACGTGTGCGTGGAGTACGCCCGGGAGCACGGCCCCTACGAGCTCTTCCGGGAAAGGGTGGAGATCGGGGAAAAGCCCTTCCAGAAGACTTACCCCCTCCAGGGGGAACTCAAGGAGGTGGTCCTTGATTACCGCCGGAAGGGCTAA
- a CDS encoding FAD:protein FMN transferase, whose product MGRYGARWESILGSFLEVQVHVPPWKAQRVFQAILREVQRLEGLFSRHRESELTRLVRQGGGRPSPEMREVLATALALQEATGGAFHPAPFHGGEALRFRGDEVEVLAPLDLDGLAKGYIADRATQAAIQAGARSALVNLGGDLARLGPGKAEVGVEQPLGPDNTPPIFVLHLEQGGVATSGIRHKGRHLLDPRVGQPAQGLQATVQASSALLADGLAKALFVLGPEGFPVLQAFGARGLLLTPQGPLTGPHAGGNHAETLL is encoded by the coding sequence ATGGGCCGGTACGGGGCCAGGTGGGAAAGCATCCTGGGAAGTTTCCTGGAGGTTCAGGTTCACGTACCCCCGTGGAAGGCGCAAAGGGTCTTCCAGGCGATCCTGAGGGAAGTGCAAAGGCTCGAGGGCCTCTTCAGCCGCCACAGGGAAAGCGAGCTCACCCGCCTGGTCCGCCAAGGGGGAGGTCGGCCGAGCCCGGAGATGCGGGAGGTGTTGGCCACGGCCCTAGCCCTTCAGGAAGCCACGGGAGGAGCCTTCCATCCGGCGCCTTTTCATGGCGGAGAAGCCTTGCGCTTCCGGGGAGATGAGGTGGAGGTCTTGGCTCCCCTGGACTTGGACGGCCTGGCCAAGGGCTACATCGCCGACCGAGCAACCCAAGCGGCCATCCAGGCGGGGGCCCGGTCCGCCCTGGTGAACCTGGGCGGGGACCTGGCCCGCCTGGGCCCTGGGAAGGCGGAGGTAGGGGTGGAACAGCCCCTCGGCCCCGACAACACCCCGCCCATCTTCGTTCTTCACCTGGAACAAGGCGGGGTTGCCACCAGCGGCATCCGCCACAAGGGCCGTCACCTTCTGGACCCCCGCGTGGGTCAACCTGCCCAGGGCCTTCAGGCCACGGTCCAGGCTTCAAGCGCCCTTTTGGCCGACGGCCTGGCCAAGGCCCTTTTCGTTTTGGGCCCGGAAGGCTTCCCGGTACTTCAGGCCTTTGGCGCCCGGGGGCTTCTTTTGACCCCCCAAGGCCCCCTCACCGGCCCACATGCAGGAGGGAATCATGCTGAAACGCTACTATAG
- a CDS encoding response regulator transcription factor, whose amino-acid sequence MQVFLLEDEPRLGRAVEGALKAQGYGVRWAKGLEEARDAFLELEPDLMVLDVRLPEDPDGGFRFAQEVRQAGYKGPILFLTARDTLEDRVFGLDLGGDDYLVKPFHLEELLARVRALLRRGAEAKASRVRLGPLEVDLAGRAVRHRGRRVDLSLKEFALLEVFLLHPGRVFSPEELAEKVFGDVEKVGAVKVYIHYLRQKLHPQVIRTVPGGYRLGHEP is encoded by the coding sequence GTGCAGGTTTTCCTCCTCGAGGACGAGCCCCGCCTGGGCCGGGCAGTGGAGGGAGCCCTTAAGGCCCAAGGCTACGGGGTGCGCTGGGCCAAGGGTTTGGAGGAGGCTAGGGATGCCTTCTTAGAGCTGGAACCCGACCTCATGGTGCTGGATGTGCGCCTGCCCGAGGATCCCGACGGGGGCTTCCGCTTCGCCCAGGAGGTGCGCCAGGCAGGGTACAAGGGGCCCATCCTGTTCCTCACCGCCCGGGATACCCTCGAGGACCGGGTCTTCGGCCTGGACCTGGGCGGGGACGATTACCTGGTGAAGCCCTTCCACCTGGAGGAGCTTCTCGCCCGGGTGCGGGCCCTGTTGCGCCGGGGGGCGGAGGCCAAGGCCAGCCGGGTGCGCCTAGGGCCTTTGGAGGTGGACCTGGCGGGGCGGGCGGTCCGCCACCGGGGCCGGCGGGTGGACCTTTCCCTTAAGGAGTTCGCCCTCCTGGAGGTCTTCCTCCTCCATCCTGGCCGTGTCTTCTCCCCGGAGGAGCTGGCGGAAAAGGTCTTTGGGGATGTGGAAAAGGTGGGGGCGGTGAAGGTGTACATCCACTACCTGAGGCAGAAGCTTCATCCGCAGGTCATACGCACCGTACCCGGGGGGTACCGGCTTGGCCATGAGCCTTAG
- a CDS encoding sensor histidine kinase produces the protein MSLRARLALFLALSIGLALLFQGALSYLAFKRLLEADLDRSLLFFVGALSEGRRPPRGEFAFRLVRGEEAHQSPNFPDWPRLTPGAYWREGWRVLVLEVPGGTLTVARYDPGAVAALQSFRLALLGTGGALTLLFALLASRVAQVALRPLSRLTEVAQRVADSGDLSHRVEAKGSGELKALAESFNHMLERLQAFLDRERRFTRDAAHELRTPVAAALAQVEGAEAGYLPKEEALQAAKEELLRMKRLVEALLVLAREGRVERVGLDLAALARQEAEAFRVPYQGPEALPFLGDPLLLAQALRNLLQNARLHGEGRGVEVALREEGQEAVLEVRDQGPGMPEEALKEAGRPFFRASGKPGEGLGLSVAQKVAEAHGGRLELLANRPSGLVARLRLPLPTGGASGPP, from the coding sequence ATGAGCCTTAGGGCCCGTTTAGCCCTTTTCCTGGCCCTTTCCATTGGGCTTGCCCTCCTCTTTCAGGGGGCCTTGAGTTACCTGGCCTTCAAGCGCCTCCTCGAGGCCGACCTGGACCGCTCCCTCCTCTTCTTCGTGGGGGCCCTCTCGGAGGGCCGGAGGCCCCCAAGGGGCGAGTTTGCCTTCCGCCTGGTGCGGGGGGAGGAGGCGCACCAAAGTCCCAACTTTCCAGACTGGCCGCGGCTTACCCCAGGGGCCTATTGGCGGGAAGGGTGGCGGGTCTTGGTGCTGGAGGTGCCGGGGGGCACCCTCACCGTGGCCCGCTACGACCCGGGGGCGGTGGCCGCTTTGCAAAGCTTCCGCCTGGCCCTTTTGGGGACCGGGGGAGCGCTTACCCTGCTTTTCGCCCTCTTGGCCTCGAGGGTGGCCCAAGTGGCCCTCCGCCCCCTTTCCCGTCTCACCGAGGTGGCCCAAAGGGTGGCGGACTCCGGGGACCTCTCCCACCGGGTGGAAGCTAAGGGAAGCGGAGAGCTTAAGGCTTTGGCGGAGAGCTTCAATCACATGCTGGAGCGGCTCCAGGCTTTTCTGGACCGGGAGCGCCGCTTCACCCGGGACGCGGCCCACGAGCTGAGAACCCCGGTGGCCGCCGCCTTGGCCCAGGTGGAGGGGGCGGAGGCCGGGTACCTGCCCAAGGAGGAAGCCCTCCAGGCGGCCAAGGAGGAGCTTTTGCGCATGAAGCGCCTGGTGGAGGCCCTTTTGGTCCTGGCCCGGGAGGGGCGGGTGGAGCGGGTGGGGCTGGACCTGGCGGCCCTGGCCCGGCAGGAAGCGGAGGCCTTCCGCGTGCCCTACCAGGGGCCGGAGGCCCTGCCCTTCCTTGGGGACCCCCTCCTCCTGGCCCAGGCCCTCCGGAACCTCTTGCAGAACGCCCGCCTCCACGGGGAGGGGCGGGGGGTGGAGGTAGCCCTCCGGGAAGAGGGACAGGAGGCGGTCCTGGAGGTGCGGGACCAGGGCCCGGGGATGCCGGAGGAGGCCCTTAAGGAGGCGGGGAGGCCCTTCTTCCGGGCCTCAGGCAAGCCCGGGGAGGGGCTTGGCCTCTCCGTGGCCCAGAAGGTGGCCGAAGCCCACGGGGGGCGGCTGGAGCTCCTCGCCAACCGCCCTTCCGGCCTGGTGGCCCGCCTGCGGTTACCCCTCCCTACCGGAGGCGCTTCAGGGCCTCCTTGA
- the ruvA gene encoding Holliday junction branch migration protein RuvA: MIRYLRGTVLKREEGGFLLLVNGVGFLVQAPQTFLQSLKEGQEVGVHTHLQLREEGLFLYGFPDEESLLLFELLLSVSGVGPKAALALLSALGPKLLARALAEGDLRLLTAASGVGKRLAERIALELKGKVPPSLLTGPKVESEAAEEAILALTALGFKEGQARGVVLDLLAKRPSAKAQELIKEALKRLR; encoded by the coding sequence ATGATCCGCTACCTACGGGGCACGGTCCTGAAGAGGGAGGAAGGGGGGTTTCTCCTTCTGGTGAACGGGGTGGGCTTCCTGGTGCAGGCCCCCCAGACCTTTCTGCAAAGCCTCAAAGAAGGCCAGGAGGTAGGCGTCCACACCCACCTCCAGCTTCGGGAGGAAGGCCTCTTTCTCTATGGCTTTCCCGACGAGGAAAGCCTCCTCCTCTTTGAGCTCCTCCTTTCCGTGAGCGGGGTGGGGCCCAAGGCGGCCCTTGCCCTCCTCTCCGCCCTAGGGCCTAAGCTCCTGGCCCGGGCCCTGGCGGAGGGGGACCTGAGGCTCCTCACTGCAGCAAGCGGCGTGGGCAAAAGGCTCGCCGAGCGCATCGCCCTGGAGCTCAAGGGGAAGGTGCCCCCAAGCCTACTCACCGGGCCAAAGGTGGAAAGCGAAGCGGCAGAGGAGGCCATCCTGGCCCTCACCGCCTTGGGCTTCAAGGAGGGCCAGGCCCGAGGGGTGGTCCTGGACCTTCTGGCCAAGCGCCCCTCGGCCAAGGCCCAGGAGCTCATCAAGGAGGCCCTGAAGCGCCTCCGGTAG
- a CDS encoding enoyl-CoA hydratase/isomerase family protein, with the protein MVLKERQEGVLILILNRPEKLNALTGALLDELYQALKEAQEDPGVRALLLTGAGRAFSAGQDLGEFGEEKPDYEAHLRRYNRVVEAMAALEKPLVVAVNGAAAGAGMSLALWGDYRLAAQEATFTTAFVRIGLVPDSGMSFLLPRLVGLAKAQELLLLSPRLSAEEALALGLVHRVVPGERLLEEALAVAKELAQGPTRAYALTRKLLLETYRLSLTEALSLEAILQGEAGRTQDHEEGVRAFREKRPPRFVGR; encoded by the coding sequence ATGGTTCTGAAGGAGAGACAGGAGGGCGTCCTTATCCTCATCCTCAACCGGCCGGAAAAGCTGAACGCCCTAACCGGTGCCCTGCTGGACGAGCTCTACCAGGCCCTCAAGGAGGCCCAGGAGGACCCCGGGGTCCGGGCCCTCCTCCTCACCGGAGCGGGCCGGGCCTTTTCCGCGGGGCAGGACCTAGGGGAGTTTGGGGAGGAAAAGCCCGACTACGAGGCCCACCTCCGCCGCTACAACCGGGTGGTGGAGGCCATGGCCGCCTTGGAAAAGCCCCTAGTGGTTGCGGTGAACGGAGCAGCGGCGGGGGCGGGAATGAGCCTGGCCCTTTGGGGGGACTACCGCTTGGCCGCCCAGGAGGCCACCTTCACCACTGCCTTCGTGCGCATCGGCCTGGTGCCGGACTCGGGGATGAGCTTCCTCCTGCCCCGCCTGGTGGGCCTGGCCAAGGCCCAGGAACTCCTCCTCCTCTCCCCCAGGCTCTCGGCGGAAGAAGCCCTGGCCCTGGGCCTGGTGCACCGGGTGGTGCCGGGGGAAAGGCTTCTGGAGGAGGCCCTGGCAGTGGCCAAAGAGCTGGCCCAAGGCCCCACGCGGGCCTATGCCCTCACCCGGAAGCTCCTTCTGGAAACCTACCGGCTTTCCCTCACCGAGGCCCTTTCCTTGGAGGCCATCCTCCAGGGGGAGGCTGGCCGCACCCAGGACCACGAGGAAGGGGTAAGGGCCTTTAGGGAAAAGCGCCCGCCCAGGTTCGTGGGCCGATGA